The Desulfuromonas sp. sequence GACCGCCTCCCATCATCCACATTCCGAGCCAGGCAACCGCAGGGCAGGCGATCGAGACAGAGCCTCTGCTCAGGTCACGGGAAGCCACACCAGCACCGTCGTGCCCTGACCGAAACTGCTCTCGACCCGGATCCGCCCGCCATGTCCCTCGACGATATGCCTGGCGATGGACATCCCCAGCCCGAGCCCCTCCACCGCCGTGTTGGAAGCGTCGCCCCGGTAGAACTTGTCAAAAACCCGCTCCACCTGCTCCGGGGTCATGCCCACGCCCTGGTCCGCGACGCTGATCAGAAACCCATCCTCCTGCCTCTGCCCTGCGACCAGTACCGTGGTCCCCGCCGGGGAGAACTTGGCAGCGTTACTGAGCAGGTTTTCCATCACCTGCTCCATTTTCGCCGCATCCATTCGGAACATCAGCGGCCCTTCGGGCAACGAAACCTTCAGGTTGTGCTTGGTGGCC is a genomic window containing:
- a CDS encoding ATP-binding protein; its protein translation is ATKHNLKVSLPEGPLMFRMDAAKMEQVMENLLSNAAKFSPAGTTVLVAGQRQEDGFLISVADQGVGMTPEQVERVFDKFYRGDASNTAVEGLGLGMSIARHIVEGHGGRIRVESSFGQGTTVLVWLPVT